CAATATGTCTCTCCGTACTATTTTTTAGACATTGCGCGTCGCACCAGGCAGTACGATAGTCTGAGCCATAAGATGATCGAAAAAGTGTTGGAGTTGATGGTAACGCATCCCACCGTTACTTTTTCCATTAACATCAGTTTTCGCGACATGCTCAATAAAGAGATTCGCGACCTTTTACGTTCAAAAATGGAGGCATTTCGCGCTCAAAATCAAGCGATTAATCTTGTCTTTGAAGTGGTTGAGAGTGAAAAAACGACCGATTTGAACACGGTAAAAAACTTTTTAAAATACATCAAATACGAAGAGGCACCCATCGCTATTGATGATTTTGGTACAGGGTATTCTAATTTTTCACATGTCATGCAGCTGGATCCTGCGTACATTAAAATTGATGGTAGCCTGATCCAAGAGATCGATACGAGCGAGAAGACGCGTCTTCTTGTCCAAGGGATTATTTCGTTTGCAAAAGCGTTACATGTAAAGACGATTGCAGAGTACGTGCACAGCCAAACGATCTTTGATCAACTGGTGGAGATGGGAGTTGACGAGTTTCAAGGCTACTACATTGGCGAGCCTTGGTTGGAGCTACCATGTCGTCCTTAACACTCTTTGCAACTGTTTTTCTCATTGGGTTTATCCTTCTTGTGGGTATCTTATGGATTTATCTGCTCTTGCAGCAGAAGCGAAAATTTAAGCAGCTGATCGATTTTGCCATTGAAGGTATGGTCGTCTCCCATAAAGGGTGTGTGATTGAGATTAATGTGCAAGCGTTGAAAATTTTTGGTGGAACCGATAAAGAAGAGATTTTAGGAAGACCGCTGATTGATTTCATCGCTCCTGAGTCAAAAGCGCTGATACAAGAACAGTCAACAAAACGTCATACGGAGATGTATGAGTGCATGCTTTTACGCAAAGATGGCACAGTTTTTCCAGGTTTGGTGCGAGGCTCCATTGTCAAAGGGTTTGGAAAGACGGTACGGATCTCGGCGATCATTGATCTTACCGAGCTTAAAGAGGCGCAGTACGCACTGCAAGCACTCAATGAAAACTTAGAGATGCAAGTCAAAGTCCAAATCGAAAAAAATCGCCAGCAAGAGATGATGCTCTTTCAGCAATCACGTCATGCCCAAATGGGCGAAATGATCAGCATGATTGCGCACCAATGGAGACAACCTCTGAATGTTCTCTCTCTTTTAGCGCAAAACATTGTCTTTAAGTACAAACTTCAAAAATTAGACGAGCGTATTATGGATGAATTTAAAGAGGACTCGATGCGCCAGATTGTGCAGATGTCTAAAACAATTGATGATTTTAGAGACTTTTTTAAACCCGACAAGTCGATCAAAGTATTTGACATAAAGCAGCAACTCTCCAATGCCGTGGAGATGGTCAAACCCATTGTTGCCGCACATGGAATCGAAATTGGCTTTGAAAGCGAAGAGGGGCTGAAAATCGAGAGCTATCCCAATGAATTTGGGCAGTCCATTATTAATATCCTCAACAACGCCAAAGATGTACTTTTAGAGAGTTGCGGAGAGTTTTCCAAACGGATCACAGTTCGTGCAAAACGAGGTGAGGCGGGGAAGATTATGATCACCATCGAAGACAATGGTGGGGGCATCGATGCGTTTGTGATGCCTTACATTTTTGAGCCCTATTTTTCAACCAAAGGGGCAAAACATGGAACAGGACTGGGGCTTTACATGAGCAAAATTATCCTTGAAGAGCACATGCATGGTCACATCAGCGTTGAAAATACCGAGACAGGTGCAAAATTTGAGATTGTATTGCAAGGATTGATGTAATGGATTTAGCGCTACTTAAAAATGTTCGTCCGTTGATTATTGAAGATGAAAAAGATATTTTAGACTCGTTTTTTACACTGTTTGATACGATTTTTGATGAATTTTACACCGCACGCAATGGCGAAGAGGGGCTGTACCGATTTTACAAAAATACCCCCGATGTGATTATTACCGATCTGCAAATGCCTTTTATGGGTGGCTTTCGCATGATGGAGCGCATTCGCATGGAAAATGCAGAGATTCCCATTATTATCACTTCCGCGCACAGTGAAGAAGAACACCTTGCCCGTGCCAAAGCGCTTAGGGTCGATGACTATCTTCGCAAACCTTTCGATATTGATGAACTCTTTGAAAAGATTTATACCTGCTGCATTGTCAAAAATGGCTCAGGCAAGATCAATTTCGACCATTTTACCCTGTAAAATCTCAGCAAACTCTACCCCAAATTCATAGCACGTTTCAAGCTCTGCGACGCTGGGAATCAGTTTGATTTTCAGAGGTGTGAGTGGCGGTACACGAAGTTTTAGCGATTTTAGACGCACCAAGATATGATCGACCGCTTCGCCACTCCATCCGTACGAACCAAAAGCCCCTGCACATTTGCCTTGTTTGTCTAAAAACATAAGACATGAAAGTAAGTCCCATACAGGCTTTGGCGCATCGGCATTGATCGTGGGTGTGCCGATTAAAAAGCCATCGCTCTCTTCCAAAATTGCCATCATATTTTGCTCTTCAATGGAGGCAAGATCGTACATATTGGCAACCACGCCTTCGACACTCTCGCACCCCTCAAAAATAGCTTGCGCCATCTCTTGCGTGTTTTTATAGCTGGTGAGGTAGAAAATAGAGAGAATTTTTTTACCTGCTTTGTACTTTTCGACTTTATGACTCCACTGATGATACGACTCGATGTACTGCTGTGGATTTTCACGCAAAATTGGCCCATGAAGCGGCGCAATCAGTGCTATGTCAAAACGTTCATACAGTTTCAGCGCACTTCTGACATAGCTTTGGAAAGGTCGCATAATGTGGTCGTAGTAGTATTGAAACGCGTAGGAAAAGTCACCTACTTTGTCGTTAAAAAGACGTTTGTCGTAGTAGTGGGCGCCAAAAACATCGCCACTAAAAAGGAGTTTATCTTCATGCACATAACTGCTCATTGTCTCTGGCCAGTGCAGATAGGGTGTCGTCAAAAAGGTAATCGTTTTGTCGCCCAACGTGAGCTGTTTGTTGGTCCAAATGGTTTCAAAAGTGATCTCAACACTGCCTGCAAGCGCTTTGAGCATCGTCGTGGCTTGGGGCGAAATGAGCACTTTGGCATGTGGGGCTCGTCGTATAAGCTCAGGCAGAGCACCAGAATGGTCAGGCTCGATGTGGTGGATAATGACGTATTTGATCTCATCGTACGAACACAAAGCCTCTACATGGTGAAAGAAATCGTCTTGAAACTCTTTTTTAACCGTATCGACGATGATGACACCTTCAGTCGTTTTGATGAGATAGGCGTTATAACTTGAACCATTGGCGGTTTTCATGACAATGTCAAAGGTACGAATATCGGGGTCAAATACACCTATAAAATAGATGTCCTTAGCTAGGGTTATGGGAAGATGCGGCATGGAGAAACCTTTGCATCCAAAGAGGCGGATTGCTGTTTTTTAATGTCAAAAGCGTGGTTAAAAGGGTGTCAATGCGCTCGTTTTCTTTCTCAGACTTCAGCACAAAAATGCCTGATCCCTTGACCATGAGCGATGCGCGAGGTCCGATGTGCGAAGCGCACAGAATGTTAGCATCTTCTAGGCATTCGATTTTGTAGGCGAGTTTATCGCCTTCTTCTGCGTGCTCATTAGGGGATTCGAGTGCTCTTAGAAACACAAAAGAGTCCTCTTTGAGTTCGTAGAGGTAAAAGCATTTACACCAACCAAAATGGTCATTGACATGAAGGTTATCGGTCGATGCAAATGCTATTTTCATCACATTTTCCTTACGCGTTTACAGGGGCATGCGCTTGGCGATCAGCGATAGAGACAGCTTCACGGTAAGGTTTTGGAGAGATCTCAGGAAACATAATGCCGTTTTTCTTGTGTTCACGGATATTGTAAAGACCGCTCTCGTGACCTGCAACATAATACGCATTGTACTCAGGCGTATACGGCAAATCCCAAACGATAGCGCCCTCGGTGGGACAGGCGTCTGCGCATTTTGGTGTCGTACCATCCGAACACTCGATACATTTTTCAGGTTTAACATAGGTTGTGTCACCATTGATCGGTGAATCGCTTGCACTCACGATTGCCGTTGCAGGACACTCGTCGATACAACTGTCGCAATTGATACATACGTCCGTAATTTTTACTGCCATGGTAGATCCTTTTAATGGGAATGGATTAGTAACTCAAAAAAGCCTTGCTGAAAAGTACCCACGATGCAAAATGGGCTTTATCGCACCGTGAGTGTTGAGTAAGGGTTTTTAAAGGTACACGCCTCTATTTATGCAAGAGGTGTTCCATTTGAGAATCTTTTGATTATCTATTGAGATTTGCTCATCCATTAGCCGTTTGAGAACACGATAAGGTAACGGAATGAATTGTGCAAATCTACCATTATGGTAAATAGAAAACTGATCAAGGATTTGTTAAACGAGAGTGCTTGTTCTCATAACAAAACCAAAAAAAGTAGCTGTGATAAACCGAAACCTGGAGCGACGAGCGGAGGGTGTGCGTTTGAGGGAGCGCAAATATCACTTTTTCCTTATGCGGATGCTGTGCATTTGGTGCATGGCCCCGACACTTGTCTTGGCGCTTCGTGGGAGACTCGAGCTACGCTTACAAGCTATGAAGGTGAAAATAACACGCCATTAGGCTACTGCACCAATGTCAGCACGCAAGACATCATCTTTGGTGGTGACAAGAAGCTGGCAGACGCTCTGGCGTACATCGTGGAGCACAAAAATCCTAAGGCGATTTTTGTCTATGAAACCTGTGTCACAGCGATGATTGGGGACAACATAGACTTTACATGTAAAACCGCCGAAGAGTTGTTTCACATTCCTATCGTGCCTGTGCATGCACCTGGTTTTGTGGGCAGTAAAAACTTAGGCTCTCGTCTTGCAGGCGAAGCGGTTTTAGACGCGCTTGTGGGTACACGTGAGCCTGAAAGCATTCATCCTTTTGGCATTAACTTGATCGGTGATTATAACGTGACAGGCGATATGTGGCAGTACAAGCCCATACTTGAACGTATCGGCATCAAAGTCATCTCCTCGCTTTCGGGCGATGGCAGAATCGAGCAGATACAAATGGCGCACACCGCGAAGCTCAATGTCATTGTCTGTGCGAAGTCCCTCGTTACCTTGTGTCGTAAAATGCAAGAGCGCTACAATATCCCTTATG
Above is a genomic segment from Sulfurospirillum halorespirans DSM 13726 containing:
- a CDS encoding sensor histidine kinase gives rise to the protein MSSLTLFATVFLIGFILLVGILWIYLLLQQKRKFKQLIDFAIEGMVVSHKGCVIEINVQALKIFGGTDKEEILGRPLIDFIAPESKALIQEQSTKRHTEMYECMLLRKDGTVFPGLVRGSIVKGFGKTVRISAIIDLTELKEAQYALQALNENLEMQVKVQIEKNRQQEMMLFQQSRHAQMGEMISMIAHQWRQPLNVLSLLAQNIVFKYKLQKLDERIMDEFKEDSMRQIVQMSKTIDDFRDFFKPDKSIKVFDIKQQLSNAVEMVKPIVAAHGIEIGFESEEGLKIESYPNEFGQSIINILNNAKDVLLESCGEFSKRITVRAKRGEAGKIMITIEDNGGGIDAFVMPYIFEPYFSTKGAKHGTGLGLYMSKIILEEHMHGHISVENTETGAKFEIVLQGLM
- a CDS encoding response regulator; the protein is MDLALLKNVRPLIIEDEKDILDSFFTLFDTIFDEFYTARNGEEGLYRFYKNTPDVIITDLQMPFMGGFRMMERIRMENAEIPIIITSAHSEEEHLARAKALRVDDYLRKPFDIDELFEKIYTCCIVKNGSGKINFDHFTL
- a CDS encoding FprA family A-type flavoprotein codes for the protein MPHLPITLAKDIYFIGVFDPDIRTFDIVMKTANGSSYNAYLIKTTEGVIIVDTVKKEFQDDFFHHVEALCSYDEIKYVIIHHIEPDHSGALPELIRRAPHAKVLISPQATTMLKALAGSVEITFETIWTNKQLTLGDKTITFLTTPYLHWPETMSSYVHEDKLLFSGDVFGAHYYDKRLFNDKVGDFSYAFQYYYDHIMRPFQSYVRSALKLYERFDIALIAPLHGPILRENPQQYIESYHQWSHKVEKYKAGKKILSIFYLTSYKNTQEMAQAIFEGCESVEGVVANMYDLASIEEQNMMAILEESDGFLIGTPTINADAPKPVWDLLSCLMFLDKQGKCAGAFGSYGWSGEAVDHILVRLKSLKLRVPPLTPLKIKLIPSVAELETCYEFGVEFAEILQGKMVEIDLA
- a CDS encoding NifB/NifX family molybdenum-iron cluster-binding protein, whose protein sequence is MKIAFASTDNLHVNDHFGWCKCFYLYELKEDSFVFLRALESPNEHAEEGDKLAYKIECLEDANILCASHIGPRASLMVKGSGIFVLKSEKENERIDTLLTTLLTLKNSNPPLWMQRFLHAASSHNPS
- a CDS encoding 4Fe-4S dicluster domain-containing protein, which encodes MAVKITDVCINCDSCIDECPATAIVSASDSPINGDTTYVKPEKCIECSDGTTPKCADACPTEGAIVWDLPYTPEYNAYYVAGHESGLYNIREHKKNGIMFPEISPKPYREAVSIADRQAHAPVNA
- a CDS encoding nitrogenase component 1; protein product: MLNESACSHNKTKKSSCDKPKPGATSGGCAFEGAQISLFPYADAVHLVHGPDTCLGASWETRATLTSYEGENNTPLGYCTNVSTQDIIFGGDKKLADALAYIVEHKNPKAIFVYETCVTAMIGDNIDFTCKTAEELFHIPIVPVHAPGFVGSKNLGSRLAGEAVLDALVGTREPESIHPFGINLIGDYNVTGDMWQYKPILERIGIKVISSLSGDGRIEQIQMAHTAKLNVIVCAKSLVTLCRKMQERYNIPYVSVSFYGKRDTSNAIRSIVNAFGDAELIAKAEVIIAEEEAKLAERLKPYHLMLKGKKAILNTGGNKSWSIASALQDIGIEVVATCVQKATEEDVAIASEYVPIVFKNPGVEQPKLIDEHKVDILLAGGRSLYTAIKKRIAFVDVNQEKKVSYGAYGGLENLASDVCSALANPVFKLVGKAAPWELV